A section of the Acanthochromis polyacanthus isolate Apoly-LR-REF ecotype Palm Island chromosome 13, KAUST_Apoly_ChrSc, whole genome shotgun sequence genome encodes:
- the lipt2 gene encoding LOW QUALITY PROTEIN: putative lipoyltransferase 2, mitochondrial (The sequence of the model RefSeq protein was modified relative to this genomic sequence to represent the inferred CDS: inserted 1 base in 1 codon) yields the protein MKLKGVLVLMAGCRPVVEVVRLGLRSYQEALRLQQVFVNRHRSGPAHALLLCQHPPVYTTGIRNKPYPEPLLDRLRLXGADVHRTNRGGLITFHGPGQLVCYPVLNLGGFKKSVRWYVGQLEETVIDLCRRFGIDASTSPHTGVWVGENKICAIGIHCGRYVTSHGLALNCNTDLSWFQHIVPCGIEGKGVTSLSAELQRNVTVEETVPHLLDAFAHLFHCELTEAPQSLQDAAETSPGRT from the exons ATGAAGCTGAAG GGTGTTCTGGTTCTGATGGCGGGCTGCAGGCCGGTGGTGGAGGTGGTCCGTCTGGGTCTCCGGTCCTACCAGGAGGCTCTGCGGCTCCAGCAGGTCTTTGTGAACCGGCACCGGTCCGGTCCGGCTCATGCCTTGCTGCTGTGTCAGCACCCGCCGGTCTACACCACCGGGATCCGGAACAAACCGTATCCAGAACCGCTGCTGGACCGGCTCCGGC CTGGGGCCGACGTGCACCGGACCAACCGGGGAGGACTCATCACCTTCCACGGACCGGGCCAGCTGGTCTGCTACCCGGTTCTGAACCTGGGCGGCTTCAAGAAG AGCGTCCGCTGGTACGTCGGTCAGCTGGAGGAAACCGTCATCGATCTCTGCAGGAGGTTCGGAATCGATGCCTCAACGTCTCCTCACACCGGAGTCTGGGTCGGAGAGAACAAGATCTGTGCCATCG ggATCCACTGCGGTCGCTACGTCACATCTCATGGTCTGGCTCTGAACTGTAACACCGACCTGTCCTGGTTCCAGCACATCGTTCCGTGCGGCATCGAAGGAAAAGGAGTGACGTCGCTGAGCGCCGAGCTGCAGAGAAACGTCACCGTGGAGGAAACCGTCCCTCACCTGCTGGACGCCTTCGCTCACCTGTTCCACTGTGAGCTGACCGAAGCTCCGCAGAGCCTCCAGGACGCTGCAGAGACGTCACCTGGAAGGACTTGA
- the pgm2l1 gene encoding LOW QUALITY PROTEIN: glucose 1,6-bisphosphate synthase (The sequence of the model RefSeq protein was modified relative to this genomic sequence to represent the inferred CDS: inserted 3 bases in 2 codons; deleted 1 base in 1 codon; substituted 1 base at 1 genomic stop codon) codes for MGDNDQVNGDLNANMRCQSTGDPQLDKAVHQWLTWDRNRWTRAQLDALMAAGHLDELRSRFCSRMSFGTAGLRAPMGAGFNRINDLTVIQSTQGLYSHLCRYFPDVSSRGLVVGFDTRGQEESGCSSERLAKLTAAVMLSREVPVHLFSSFVPTPYVPYAVKKLGAAAGVMITASHNPKEDNGYKVYWSNGAQIASPHDKEILRSIEEELEPWSASCWDQDLVDHSSLRTDPLTQINSCYMDELSSLCFHRELNSSCPLKFVHSSFHGVGHVFVQEAFQVFGFVPPIPVPEQKDPDPNFSSVRCPNPEEGESVLELSLLLAEKENARIVLATDPDADRLAVAEKSDGCGWKVFTGNELAALLGWWMFFNWKESHHEPADTQNVYMLATTVSSKILQAFARIEGFHFEETFPGFNGSGTNPRTLQNRTQVIFAFEESIGFLCGNMXPGKDGVSSAVVVAEDGAYFSKKNLQNFQYFHPLFVTSVSRYGYHVSXTSYVVCNDXSDHPEIFSRIRNFDGDGSYPKTCGGVQIVHVRDVTTGYDSSRADLRSVLPVLRSSQMITFTLQNGVVATLRTSGTEPKIKYYTEFCAAPGKSEVCRLEEELRNITAALLDEFLEPEKNNLIRRLV; via the exons ATGGGGGACAACGACCAGGTCAACGGCGACCTGAACGCCAACATGAGGTGCCAGAGCACCGGCGACCCGCAGCTGGACAAGGCGGTGCACCAGTGGCTAACCTGGGACCGG AACCGCTGGACTCGGGCTCAGCTGGACGCTCTGATGGCTGCAGGTCACCTGGACGAGCTCAGGTCCAGATTCTGCAGCAGGATGAGCTTCGGTACCGCCGGACTCAGAGCGCCGATGGGAGCCGGATTCAACCGGATCAACGACCTCACCGTCATCCAGTCCACACAG ggtTTGTATTCTCACCTGTGCAGGTATTTTCCAGACGTCAGCAGCAGAGGTTTGGTCGTTGGTTTCGACAccagaggacaggaggagagCGGCTGCAGCAGTGAGCG tttggcAAAGCTGACAGCGGCCGTGATGCTCAGCAGAGAAGTTCCCGTTCATCTTTTCTCCTCGTTTGTCCCGACGCCGTACGTG CCTTACGCTGTGAAGAAGCTGGGAGCAGCAGCCGGAGTGATGATCACTGCTTCTCATAATCCTAAAGAAGACAACGGATACAAG GTGTACTGGTCGAACGGCGCTCAGATCGCCTCACCTCATGACAAGGAGATTCTTCGCAGCATcgaggaggagctggagcccTGGAGCGCCTCCTGCTGGGACCAGGATCTGGTGGACCACAGCTCCCTGAGGACCGACCCCCTGACCCAGATCAACAGCTGCTACATGGACGAACTCTCCTCCCTCTGCTTCCACAG GGAACTGAACAGCAGCTGTCCGTTGAAGTTTGTCCACTCGTCCTTCCATGGCGTCGGACACGTCTTCGTCCAGGAGGCCTTCCAGGTGTTTGGCTTCGTTCCTCCCATCCCCGTCCCCGAGCAGAAAGATCCTGACCCCAACTTCTCCTCCGTACGCTGCCCAAACCCCGAGGAGGGAGAGTCCGTCCTG GAGCTTTCTCTTCTTCTGGCAGAGAAGGAGAACGCTCGGATTGTTCTGGCGACGGATCCTGATGCCGACCGTCTGGCCGTGGCAGAGAAGTCTGACGG GTGTGGTTGGAAGGTGTTCACAGGAAACGAGCTGGCAGCACTGCTGGGCTGGTGGATGTTCTTTAACTGGAAGGAGAGTCATCACGAGCCGGCGGACACTCAGAACGTTTACATGTTGGCGACCACCGTCTCCTCCAAGATCCTTCAGGCCTTCGCTCGGATCGAGGGCTTCCACTTCGAG GAAACTTTCCCTGGGTTTAATGGATCGGGAACAAATCCACGAACTCTCCAAAACAGGACACAGGTCATATTTGCATTTGAGGAGTCAATTG gTTTTCTTTGCGGCAACA TTCCAGGAAAAGACGGCGTCAGCTCAGCGGTGGTCGTGGCTGAAGATGGCGCTTAC ttcagtaaaaaaaatttgcagaattttcagtattttcaccCTCTGTTTGTTACTTCTGTCTCCAGGTACGGTTACCACGTCTCATAAACCTCCTACGTCGTCTGCAACGA CTCCGACCATCCAGAAATCTTCAGTCGCATCAGAAACTTTGATGGTGACGGTTCTTACCCAAAGACGTGCGGCGGCGTCCAGATTGTCCACGTTAGAGACGTTACTACGGGA TACGACAGCAGCCGAGCCGACCTCAGATCT GTTCTTCCCGTGTTGAGGAGCAGTCAGATGATCACCTTCACTCTGCAGAACGGCGTCGTGGCGACGCTAAGGACAAGCGGCACCGAACCAAAGATTAAATACTACACCGAGTTCTGCGCCGCGCCGGGGAAAAG tgagGTCTGTCGGCTGGAGGAGGAGCTTCGGAATATCACGGCCGCTCTGCTGGACGAGTTCCTGGAACCCGAGAAGAACAACCTGATTCGCCGCCTCGTATAA